GTTCATGCCCGAGGGCTCGAGATGCAGGTTCTTGTGCAGCTGTGTCGTGCACCCGGCGTTCCAGGCGCGGGGCTTCGGGTCACAGCTGATGCGGTGGGGGACAGACAAGGCGGACGCGGAGCCCGGGGTGTATTGCTGGGTGCAGTCGTCGATGGGCGGCAGGGCGTCGTTCGAGAGACAGGGGTTCCGGGAGGTGGGCAGGCTGGAGGCAAACTTGGATGACTTCGCCGAAGGGACAACGCCGGGCGACGGGAACGGACACATCACGGGGAGCAAAGACTCTTGGGGGAACTATGTTTGGGTGTATATGAGAAGAGACGCGAGGGCGTGACGGAAGCCTTGCGGGGCTGatgatcccccccccctccctcaaaGCGAAGTGAAATAACATCCCTTTTCCTCGTGCGCTATCCTACAACCCGACAAGCTTGCAGACCGCCACAAGGGCCCAGGCGCCGGCCAGTGGGTTCATCATGTCCTGCACCATGGTCGTGTCCGAGATGGCCTCGTTGAAGTCCGTCATCATGGGCACCTTGGGCTTCGACGCCCAGAAGCCGCGAATGTAGCGGTGCCCGTAGGTCAGGCCTGCGGCGAGCAGGGCAGGccagccgacggcgacgacgcccggGCCGCGGGggacgaagagggagaaTGCGATGCCGCTGACGGCCGAGAGGAGGCACTGTTGCGTGGTGTTAGTGAGTCAAGATGCGATGAGTCGGTATATTTATAAAgagagggtgtgtgtgtgtgtgtgtgtgtgtgtgtgtaaaGAGTGAGTGTGTATAAGATAGAGTGTGTAAGACAGAAGTGAGAGATGATGGTGAGAGTGAGTATCAGAGTGAGAATGAGCATGAGAATgggagtgagagtgagaatAACCCTCAGGGCGAGGAACAAAGATGGCAAACAACATACGCCGACGAAGCCCGTCCCAACCGTGTACCGGATCTCCCAGAGCTGTTTCTCGGCCGTCCTGCTCcactcggccgccttcttggccttaTCCTCGTACTTGAGCAGCCGCGGGATCGAGTCGGCCGAGTGGACAAGCGCGAAGCcgctgacgacggcgatgagaaTGCCCAGCACATTTGTCGGGAaggccatgatgatgatttTGGATAGGGTCTAGGTGTTCTAGAGGTTGTCTTCTTTtgttttgtgtgtgtgtgtgtgtgggtgtaTGTATGTTTGTGTGTACATATAAAAAGGTCGGCCCGATATCAAATGGGTTGGGGAATTCCATCCGGCTTGTGTTGATGTTTATAGGGAAACCAGAGCACGAGAGCTCACATGTCCAGCAGACAAAGAACCCCAGAGGGCCGCGGCAGTGACGTCATGGCTCTCGCACCTTCACACGCGGCCAAAATCAGCCGGCCTTGGTCCTCCCGACGTGCGTGGTGTCAAAATCACTCTCCAATTCGAACAAAACCATGGGATGGTCAACGCAGGACACGCTCTGGCCCTACTGGCCACACACACCAAACAGTCCGTTATCTTTTGCAAGGAAACTCTGCGGGGACTCGGCAGCTCAATGATACATTGTTGGATCGCCGATttctcctcgtccccgtTGAGATGGCTCGTTCTGGACTCACAATCGACCCGACGGATACGACACCATCATGAGATCGAGAACCACAGTGAACTGTCGCGTGATTTGTTCAGCCGCCATCGGAGGGCTCTTCTCTTTACGGACAAAATTCATCAGATTCTCAATTAACTCGTCCGCGCCGGTTGAGTCGCTCGCCGAGCATCCCCCAGACCTACAGCAATCCCCCGCTGTTGAACGCCCTCGCCATGCAAAAATCAAGCAAAACGACGTCTCAAGATTCATTCTTGAGCCGCATAATATcgagaaccccccccctctgtcAAGCCACGTTGCTAGCATGCAATTCATCCTCTCCACGCTCAGCCTGCactgctgccgctgtcgtACCTGTTCCGGTCCTACTGGTTAGGACGCAAGTCCTTTACGTAAAAGTCGAGCTTGTCCGAGTGGTAAACGTGGCCTGGCGGGTTTTGTGCCTTCGTGTAGAGGTTGTCAATGGAGTGCTGGTGGAACGTTTCCGACCTGGTGCACTGCAGGATGTGATTGAGTCCGGGGGGGTTGGTGAGGCGGAAGATGCCAAATCTGCACACCTGTTAGCCGGGGTTTCCCATCGGGTGAACAAGAACAACGAGGGGCCGCGGGGAACATACGAGGGCTGGTGCCGTGGAGAACAAACGATGGCTATGCTCTCGGGCATCATGACCTGGTAACCGGCCTGTGTGTGAAGGTCGCGCGAACTCATGAAGCACGTCTGCGTCGGGTGTGTGTGAATCCATCCCACCATCAAGAGATCCTCGTTGATGCAGTAGTCGAGCATCGTGGACTCGTTCTCCGTCTCGCACGTGTCGGGCGTGCTTTTCTGCTCCGGGATGAGAAGGCAGCTGATGAACAGCGCATTATTAACCGGCCGCCCACAGAGGATGCCGCACATCTCCAGACCCTTGCGGGTGTTCTCCGAAGCGATGCTGAGAAATTTGTCCTTGAGCTGCGTCGGGAGGAACACGGGTCGGATCGGgtcgccgttctcgaggTAGGCTGCCGGGCGGAACGTCAGGCGCTCCTTGGCTGAAGGTGCgacaacctcctcctttgcTGGCAGTTCGGGAACATCCTGTCGCAGCATGCCGGCTGACGCTGACTCATACGAGGGCAGAGGATCTTTGCCGGGTCTCATCGGAGGCGCCGCCGCATCGAGCTCCTGTCGTAGTGTCGTAAAGTCTTCCTTCGGTGGCTTCGGCGGTTGGGGCGGCTGCGGCGTGTATGCGCGCTGCGGTTCCAACGGCGTCGCCTCCCATTCCACCGCTCTCGGTCTCGAAATGGATGGGTAATTGTACGAATGGCTGGGCGGCGCTCTCGGAGGGGGTACCGAACTCCGGTAGCTGGCCTGCGAGTATCTGGCGCTCGCGTCATCTCGTCCTTGATCTGTGCCGTcgagccggcgccgcgtTGCCTCGATCTGTCCCCTtatctcatcatcatctgTCGTCGCCACTGTCGCTGCTGTCGCTGGGCCACCGAATTGCTCCCAATCCTCCCAACGACCACCCTTCCGGCGCTCttgctcctcttcttccgaGACACCTGCTTGTCGGGTTGCTTTTCTCGCAGCATCCCGGCGTTTGAAGTCCCTTTGCGCCAGGGAGACGGCCAGTTCCTggttgtcggcggcgtccaggaTCTTCGCATTGCCGGACAGGGTCGGGTCTCGGGCGGCGAACTCGTCGTAGCTCGAGGGTCTCTTTGCGGTTTCATcgtcggccttcttcttggatGCAGTCATCAACCTCCACTCATTGTAGTCACGGTCGATTTGCGGCTTCAGCCCCTCCAACAGCGCAAACACCTCCTTCTGCTGGCGGTTGAAGAGCGGCTTCGTCAGGGCCTTGTTCTCGGGCAGTTTGGCGTCGGGGTGTGTCTTGAGATGTTGTAGCACGAGGATCGAGTGTCGCCATAGCATCTGATATGCCTTTCGGACATCGCGGTCTTGCAGCGCGAACGTGGCCTGAGTCGCGTGTCAGCGGTCAGCTGCGTTGGAAGCCACGCAAGATGCTGGACGGGTGAGAACCGAACAGCACACGGACGAACCTCTTGAAATAGGGTGTCGGCAGAGCGCGCCCAATACTTGAAGGGAATCGTCGTCCTGAATTCAAAGTCCTCTGCTGCATCGGTGATCTCCTTGATGCTCATGGGCCGCGCAGGCCGCGGGCTCGAGGGGCCGTTCATCTTCTTTGGCGGTGTTCCGGTATGGATCCGGTGTGTCGGAAGCTCTCCCAATGGTCGCTCCCGCGGTGGTTTGAAGCTCAACTTGGGTCGCGGTTGGTGAATTCCGCCGTCTAGGATGACGTTTGCATGTTCCTGAGGTTCGAGAGGCCCAAAGTGGCAGCCTGGAGGTGACAGATGCTCGACCGTTTGGTCAAGACGTCTTGCGGGTTTCGTCCCAGGGACCGTATGACGAAGCGCTAGAACAGCCACAAGGGTGGCTGAAGCCTGGAGCACCCCGCCATTACTGTGTACAACGGGAGACCAACAAGGTCCGCACTCATGGACATGGAGGGGCAGACACAGAGCTCGGACCTCGTTAGAGGTTTGGCACGTGATCTTGGAGTCTCGTTATGTAAGTTGTTTCCTTATGTCATCAATGCGATGGAATCGAGAACAAACAAAATAGTGGAGCAGCGAGAGAGCGAGCGAGGGAGCTCCCCATTCGGAGAATGTCACTCATCCATCCGTACAAAGGAGACCTTCATCTCAAACCCTCAGGGACACACATTCGCCATCTTCGTCCGGCGTCTCGCTGCCACGGCGTAAGAAATTTTCCATATTAACTAGGGCGTCATCGGGCACCCAAAGGCAGTCAGACGTATCTCCGTTCGATCTACGAGAACCCCATCTCGTTTGCCCGCCAACGCCCGACGGAGGATGTGCTCGCCTCACTCAAACGTCGGGAAAAGTCGGGACGCGTGTAATTATCGCCGCTGCCAGCAAGTTGACTGTCCAACGCATCCAGGCGAATTCGAGAGTGCCCAGGCGGGCCGGCGAACCCGTCCGTCCAACCTCCGTTCCCGGTTTCGTCGCACTGATCCTCTCGCGGCTTGAGTCTCGGCATGGCACCATGCTTTGGGCCTTGGGGGTCGGATGTTTGACGTGCATATTGAACCATGTTCATATTGCTCCGAAGTTGAATTGCACGTTGTGTCGTGTTGGCAACCCCCCGGCCCCCCCAAGCTTCCGCTGGTCGCCGGTAAACGGAGACCCAAAAGAGATCCCATCATCCCAGAGCGGTCTGGAGACTCTCCCCTGCCTCGTGTGTTTTCCCATCAGCCAGTGTCTCAAGCTGAGAGGGGCGGAGGGCGTGGCGATGACGAGTCCCCAGGTTGTCAGTCGTTGTATCTTGCCATGTCCTCGAACTCTGCCGACGAAATGGCTTGATGGTTTTTTTTGACGGGAATAGAGGTGAAATACCACCAACGTCTCCGAGTGTCCCCTTTTACCCTGTGCAGTGATgaccacctccgccgccgggcatCTCCCGCGAAGAACTGGATACCGGGTCTCGATGCCTGACTAGTCGCGGCGATTCTTCTGAGGTCCTTGCCAGGTGTTCGTCCGGGCGTGGCACATCCAGGGGTGGTGGTCGCCATCGCGTCCCGCATGGCTGGGCCATCCATCCTGGAAGAATCCCTGGTGAGGCCACAAGGCGACAACCTCGTTGGGGGTaattaaagaagagctttTCCACTGCTGGCCATGTTGATGTCCCTATTCATAGGATAACTGAACCTCGATCCGTCTTTAGTATACAACTCGTGTCTATCTTTTCGAGAGACCCGGCATCTCATTACACGTTTACTAGTCTGTCACCGAGCACCACCCATTCTCACATCATCACCATGTCTTCCGCCATTTGCAGAAGTGAgttcttgttgttgctgttgttgtctCGACCCGTCACCACTCAACCACTGATCACCGGAACAGAAAGCATCGACAGCACCATGTCATACTTCGCCGTCAGTATGGGCAGGGCGTCCGTCCAGAACAACGTCTCCCTCTGGACGACCCTGTCCCAGTGCTACGGCGAGGTCGCCAAGACCTTCAACCTCCAAGACCCTGAGGGCATCCTTTCGACGCCAGACAGCATCTCCAAGGTCGTCCATGCGACCTTTGACCATGACGAGCACGGCCTGATCGAGCGGGAATCCTCCTCCATGGCCAACCACCTCGACGATGCCACCAAAGCGCACATGCTCGCCCAGGCCGTTGCCGGCACCGTAGCCTTCTTCCGCGAGCTCGCCTCGCATCACCAGCACGGCCCCGTCACGCAGGCCGGCTTCGACCGCGAGGTCCACCGCTTCGCCGGGTGCGAGCTGCGCTCGGCCATGGTCCGCACCATTGCCGAGAGCCGCCTGTTCGGCCGCTGCTACACCAAGAGCCAGATCGCGGACCTCATcgcagccgccgtcgaggggaAAGTCAACGGCGCCGAGTTCGCGTCCGAGGACGAGTACCAGAACGCCATTGGCTGGGCGACAGAGCTGCCCGCGCGGAACATGGGCCTGCCCTGGGGTTTCTCCATCATGGCTCTCAACTAAGAGTGGGATGCCGAATGCGTATCATGTCATGACCTTCGTAATGAAACTGGGTAATTCGGTGCGTGGTGAGCGACGGCAGTTCACCATCGGGAAACGGGGCGCATCAGCATGGCGTTTTTGAAAGGAGTCTCGTCGAAGCATTGCTGGGTATAATTCATAGTCCTAGTGGTTTCGTTTTTGTATCACCACTCTTGCCAGACCTCATTTTTTGTTCTTTCTTGTGTCTTCcccgtcgccttcgtcgtATTCATCATCGTCGCGGAGATCAtgccttcttggcctggcCCGCCGCAGCCTGTGCGCTGGTCTGGAGCTGGATGATgtcccccttcttcctctcgaGCTTACCCTGGCCTTCCTTAATGAGGTCCTCGTGTCTCTCACTGGCGATTCAGTCAGTTTAAAAAATAGAGCCCGTTTGACAACACCGGATGTCTTGCACTCACATCTCCTTGGTGATGAAGTCCAGGCGGCCGTTCACCGTGCTCTCAGCTTCCACCTTGTCCTGCTTCAGCAGCACGGGGCCAACGAGCTTGTAAATCTGCTCGCCATCCTTGAGCTTGTCGAACTCCTAGAGATGAGGTGGGTCAGCCGCGTGGTAGGTGGTAAGGACTGGCGCCTCGTGCTCACCTCCTTCACTCCAAGGTTCTCCTGCTTCTGGGCCTCGAGTTTTTGCCGCGACTGGACGGTGTTTTGAAGTTCTGATGAGAAGTCAGGAACCGAGTTCATCAAGTAAAATGTACAAGATGCAGAGCATACCTTGTTGCAACGCGGTGTACTCTTCCGACAGCTTTTGCAGCTTCGCCTGGATCTCAGCCATGGTCAAAGTGAGTGTGAGGGGTTCAGTGAGAGACTGAAGTTAGAGGGAAAAAAACCAGAATCCGAGGTATTGGCTGAGtaacgacggcggcaagtATCCCACACTTCTGCCAAATTGGAGATTTGAGACGCTTCTGTGAAATCAGACGTTCTCAAATGTCAAGGCTCTGGAGGAAGATTCGTTTGCTTCGAGTTTCTTGATGTGGTGGTCTGGAGAAGGATACTTGGTACATGTACTCAGAACTCGGCGCTCAGCGCTCATTGCTGCGGTGGTGACAGACCGTTAGGTTGCTGTTTAGATGAATGGAGGCAGTCCACTTTGCGTCTAAGCGGGTATCGGCACAAAGCGAGTCTCGAACCAGAGGATGAGACAGTTCAGAATCAAAGAATTTCGTTATTCTTTCTTCATCCTTCTTTCGTGTTTCATCCCTGTACAATATACATAGCTTGAATCTTTGTCACCGTTAGAAAGACTTAGAACAGAGCCCTTAAGTGCTGATTGCAACTTCTGCGGTATACCAACCCCCCCAGTTTGTCATGTTTACCGAAAATGCATAAGCACGCTGATTGCACTTACTAAGGCGAACTCCAATAGCCGGCACAactcccccaccccccaccaCTTTCAAGGCACCTCCATTGGCGCAGTGTCCATCACGAACTGCCCAGGCAACGTCACAGAATCCACGCCCGCAACCCGCCTCTTCAAGGTCCCCTCAACGCCGCGTTCAACTCCTCCAACCTCTTCAAACCGACATCATCCCCGGGACCTCGTCGTCTTTTTCACCCTCCGGCGTCCGTTGCGAAAAGAACCACACAAGTGCCGACCACCGAACGAGCGAACGATAAACAGTGAAAGCGAGCTTTCCCCGCTCATTCCCATATCATCACGAACTCCcacctcttcgtcgccgcaCCACGACCCAGCCCGGACGGAATCGCTCACGGTCTTAAACAATAAACAGCAGCCACAATGTCGGGAATCACCGACTTCCTCGGCCGTGCCATCAGCACGGTCAAGCAGGCCATCGACGCTGATAACGCCGCCGAATACGAAAAGGCCTTCCAACTGTACACAAAGTCTCTCGAGCTGTTCGTCCTCGCTGTCAAGTGGGAGAAGAACCCCAAGTCCAAGGAACTCATTCGCCAGAAGACTGCCGAGTATATGGACCGCGCCGAGAAGCTAAAGACGTATCTtaacgaggccgaggccaagaagagcggtggaggcggcggcggcggcggcgggaacaAACCCGGCGCCATGggcgtcaacggcggcggcaagggcaaggcgagcgacgacggcgacgaggacaacaAGAAGCTGCGCAACGCCCTCAGCGGCGCCATTCTGCAGGAGCGGCCCAACGTGCGGtgggacgacgtcgccggtCTCGAGGGCGCCAAGGACACGCTGAAGGAGGCCGTCGTGCTGCCCATTAAATTCCCGTCGCTGTTCCAGGGCAAGCGCCAGGCGTGGAAGGGCATTCTGCTCTACGGTCCCCCGGGAACCGGTAAGAGTTATCTGGCCAAGGCGGTCGCTACAGAGGCGAACAGCACGTTCTTCAGCGTCAGCAGTTCTGACCTGGTGAGCAAGTGGATGGGAGAGAGTGAAAGGTCGGTCCAACCGCAGATACACACGCGAGACATAATGAGACATTACGCTAACTACGTGAAAACAGACTCGTCAAGGCGCTGTTCAGCATGGCGAGAGAAAACAAGCCTTCGGTCCTCTTCATCGACGAAATCGACGCCCTCTGCGGCCCCCGTGGCGAAGGCGAGTCCGAGGCCTCGAGGCGTATCAAGACAGAGCTTCTCGTGCAGATGGATGGTGTTGGAAACGACAGCAAGGGCATCTTGGTACTCGGCGCGACGAACATCCCCTggcagctcgacgccgccatccgcaGACGTTTCCAGCGCCGCGTGCACATCGGTCTACCCGACGTCAACGGCCGCGCGCGCATGTTCAagctcgccgttggcgacaCGGAAACGAGCCTCCAACAGGACGACTACCGCGTCCTTGCCGAGATGTCCGAGGGTTTCTCGGGCAGTGATATCTCCAACGTCGTCCAGCAGGCCTTGATGGGCCCCGTGCGCAAGATCATCCAGGCCACACACTTCAAGCCGGTATGTGATACACCAACGGCCTCTTGTCCCCCCCTTCCACGGGCCCAACCACCGTTTGCTGTGAACTTTCATACTGACTCTTCGCAGGTAATGCACGATGGCGTCAAGAAATTGACTCCATGCTCGCCcggcgacccggacgccAAGGAGATGACCTACCACGACATCGACTCGGAGGAACTTATGGCACCCACCCTCGAGCTCAAGGACTTCAAGCAGGCCCTGCGGGACTCGCATCCCACCGTgtccgaggacgacgcgTCCAAGCAAATAGAGTGGACAAACGAATTTGGCAGCGAGGGTGCATGAGCCGAGCCATCAACCCTTGCATCGCAACACTTCCGATTTGCGGTAGGTGTTAAATCCGATTCATGAGAGACAGATGCCCCAACGCGGCACGAGACGAGGCGAGCACGAGCAAACGACCACGgcagacgacgaagatggtACTGTGAACGTTGGAGTGGGAAGGTTGTTGTGATTTAGAACCCAACCCTTTTTTTGATTGTCCAGTTTAGTGTgacggagggggggtgaGAATGAGGAGAAATGAGACCGAAGCTGCGTGTTCGAGGGAGACAGAGAGTAAAGAGAGTTTGCGGCGTCCTCTGGCGTTGAAACGGGCTGGCATTGGGAGGGGAAATATCacgtctttttttctttttcttttcttccagTCTTCATTATTCCGTTCTCTTCATGTCCCGTTGCTTATTTCTACTGCATTGCAACTCTCCTATTTCACTCTTCACGCTACGTTAAGCGTACAATACAAAAAGTTGCAGTATACACCAAGAGGGCTGAACGAGTCCGGGGACCAATATCTCCCTTTTTGCAGCCCAGTCTGTGGCGCTGGCGCTACGAACACCATGTGGGTTGACGGGATGCCGTCGCGGAGGAGGGATGTCACGACCGGCTCGTCGTGGACTGTCGTCGCCT
This sequence is a window from Colletotrichum higginsianum IMI 349063 chromosome 8, whole genome shotgun sequence. Protein-coding genes within it:
- a CDS encoding Prefoldin subunit, whose product is MAEIQAKLQKLSEEYTALQQELQNTVQSRQKLEAQKQENLGVKEEFDKLKDGEQIYKLVGPVLLKQDKVEAESTVNGRLDFITKEIERHEDLIKEGQGKLERKKGDIIQLQTSAQAAAGQAKKA
- a CDS encoding Vacuolar protein sorting-associated protein 4 produces the protein MSGITDFLGRAISTVKQAIDADNAAEYEKAFQLYTKSLELFVLAVKWEKNPKSKELIRQKTAEYMDRAEKLKTYLNEAEAKKSGGGGGGGGGNKPGAMGVNGGGKGKASDDGDEDNKKLRNALSGAILQERPNVRWDDVAGLEGAKDTLKEAVVLPIKFPSLFQGKRQAWKGILLYGPPGTGKSYLAKAVATEANSTFFSVSSSDLVSKWMGESERLVKALFSMARENKPSVLFIDEIDALCGPRGEGESEASRRIKTELLVQMDGVGNDSKGILVLGATNIPWQLDAAIRRRFQRRVHIGLPDVNGRARMFKLAVGDTETSLQQDDYRVLAEMSEGFSGSDISNVVQQALMGPVRKIIQATHFKPVMHDGVKKLTPCSPGDPDAKEMTYHDIDSEELMAPTLELKDFKQALRDSHPTVSEDDASKQIEWTNEFGSEGA
- a CDS encoding Mov34/MPN/PAD-1 family protein encodes the protein MNGPSSPRPARPMSIKEITDAAEDFEFRTTIPFKYWARSADTLFQEATFALQDRDVRKAYQMLWRHSILVLQHLKTHPDAKLPENKALTKPLFNRQQKEVFALLEGLKPQIDRDYNEWRLMTASKKKADDETAKRPSSYDEFAARDPTLSGNAKILDAADNQELAVSLAQRDFKRRDAARKATRQAGVSEEEEQERRKGGRWEDWEQFGGPATAATVATTDDDEIRGQIEATRRRLDGTDQGRDDASARYSQASYRSSVPPPRAPPSHSYNYPSISRPRAVEWEATPLEPQRAYTPQPPQPPKPPKEDFTTLRQELDAAAPPMRPGKDPLPSYESASAGMLRQDVPELPAKEEVVAPSAKERLTFRPAAYLENGDPIRPVFLPTQLKDKFLSIASENTRKGLEMCGILCGRPVNNALFISCLLIPEQKSTPDTCETENESTMLDYCINEDLLMVGWIHTHPTQTCFMSSRDLHTQAGYQVMMPESIAIVCSPRHQPSFGIFRLTNPPGLNHILQCTRSETFHQHSIDNLYTKAQNPPGHVYHSDKLDFYVKDLRPNQ